A portion of the Tachysurus fulvidraco isolate hzauxx_2018 chromosome 8, HZAU_PFXX_2.0, whole genome shotgun sequence genome contains these proteins:
- the exoc7 gene encoding exocyst complex component 7 isoform X5 has protein sequence MIPTEDASARKREIEDKLKQEQETLSFIRENLEKSDQLTKGMVSILSSFESRLMALENSIIPVHKQTENLQRLQENVDKTLFCLDHVISYYHVAKDTDKIIKEGPTGRLNEYLACIAKIQKAVEYFQDNNPDSPELNTVKVRFEKGKEQLEAEFRALLTRYSKAVPPILILDAIGGDEELEGEVTLEHLPEAVLQDVICIAGWLVEYGRNQDFMNVYFQIRSSQLDRSIKGLKEHFRKNSASSALLYSPAVQTKRKDTPTKKVPKRPVYIPGTIRKAQNLLKQYSQHGLDGKKASNLTPLEGKDDVMDVEIDSYIHCISAFVKLAQSEYTLLTEVIPEHHQKKTFDSLIQEALDNLMLDGDNIVTAARRAIMRHDYSAVLTIFPILRHLKHTKPDFDTTLQGTAASTKNKLPTLITSMETTGAKALEEFADSIKNDPDKEYNMPKDGTVHELTSNAILFLQQLLDFQETAGAMLASQVLGDTYNIPLDPRETSSSASSYSSEFSRRLLSTYICKVLGNLQLNLLSKSKVYEDQALSAIFLHNNYNYILKSLEKSELIQLVAVTQKKAESSYRELIQQQIQTYQRSWMKVTDHLTDRNMPALLPGVKLKDKERQAIKDKFKGFNDGLEELCKIQKVWAIPDKEQRDAIRHAQKQLISDAYSFFLRRCANISFTKNPEKYYKYTPEDVEDMIEKLFDTSA, from the exons ATGATTCCGACTGAGGACGCGTCGGCTAGGAAGAGGGAGATAGAGGACAAGCTGAAGCAG GAACAGGAGACGCTGTCGTTTATTCGTGAGAATTTGGAAAAGAGTGATCAGCTCACTAAAGGAATG GTGTCCATCCTGTCGTCCTTCGAGAGTCGGCTCATGGCTCTGGAGAACTCCATCATCCCAGTTCACAAGCAGACGGAGAACTTGCAGCGCCTTCAGGAGAACGTGGACAAGACGCTCTTCTGCCTCGACCACGTCATCAGCTACTATCATGTCGCCAAAGATACAGACAAAATCATCAAGGAggg ACCCACTGGGAGGTTGAACGAGTATCTCGCCTGCATCGCCAAGATCCAGAAAGCTGTGGAATATTTTCAGGATAACAACCCTGACAGTCCTGAACTCAACACTGTG aaagTGCGGTTTGAGAAAGGTAAAGAGCAGCTGGAGGCGGAGTTTCGTGCCCTGCTGACCCGCTACAGTAAGGCTGTCCCACCCATTCTGATCTTGGATGCGATTGGTGGGGACGAGGAGCTGGAGGGCGAGGTCACGCTGGAGCATCTTCCCGAAGCCGTGCTGCAGGATGTCATTTGCATCGCTGGGTGGCTGGTGGAGTACGGACGGAACCAGG acttCATGAACGTTTATTTCCAGATCCGTTCCAGTCAGCTGGATCGCTCCATTAAAGGTCTGAAGGAACATTTCCGTAAGAACAGCGCCTCCTCTGCGCTGCTTTACTCCCCGGCGGTGCAGACCAAACGCAAGGACACGCCCACCAAAAAGGTTCCTAAGCGACCAG TTTACATCCCAG GGACGATCCGTAAAGCTCAGAACCTGCTGAAACAGTACTCTCAGCATGGCCTGGATGGGAAAAAGGCCTCAAACCTCACTCCTCTAGAAG ggaAGGATGATGTAATGGACGTGGAGATCGACTCGTATATCCACTGCATCAGTGCGTTTGTGAAGCTGGCTCAGAGCGAGTACACTTTACTGACTGAGGTCATTCCTGAACATCACCAGAAGAAAACCTTTGACTCTCTCatacag gaggcATTAGATAACCTGATGCTGGATGGTGACAACATCGTCACAGCTGCACGCAGAGCCATCATGAGGCATGATTACTCAGCAGTGCTCACCATCTTCCCCATTCTCCGCCACCTCAAACACACCAAACCTGACTTCGACACCAcacttcag GGGACCGCGGCGAGCACTAAGAACAAGCTGCCGACTCTGATCACCTCCATGGAGACGACAGGAGCCAAAGCTCTGGAGGAGTTCGCCGACAGCATCAAG AACGATCCAGATAAAGAGTATAACATGCCTAAAGATGGGACTGTACATGAGCTTACCAGTAAT gCCATTCTCTTCCTGCAGCAGTTGTTAGATTTCCAGGAGACGGCTGGAGCGATGTTGGCCTCTCAgg TCCTCGGGGACACTTACAATATTCCTTTAGACCCCCGAG aaacaaGCTCATCAGCCAGCAGCTACAGCTCTGAGTTCAGCCGCAGACTCCTCAGCACCTACAtct gtaAAGTGCTAGGAAACCTGCAGCTGAATCTTCTGAGTAAATCCAAGGTGTATGAGGATCAGGCTCTGAGCGCCATTTTCCTCCACAACAATTACAACTACATCCTCAAATCTCTGGAGAA gtcagagCTGATCCAGTTGGTGGCTGTGACCCAGAAGAAGGCAGAGAGTTCCTACAGAGAATTGATCCAACAGCAGATTCAGACATATCAGagaag TTGGATGAAGGTGACAGACCACCTCACTGACAGGAACATGCCAGCACTACTACCTGGAGTCAAG TTGAAAGACAAAGAGCGTCAGGCGATCAAAGATAAATTCAAG ggttttaATGACGGTCTGGAGGAGCTGTGTAAGATACAGAAGGTGTGGGCGATTCCTGATAAAGAGCAGCGTGATGCGATTAGACATGCCCAGAAACAGCTCATCTCTGATGCATACAGTTTCTTCCTACGCAG gtgtgcaaacatttcattcacaaaGAACCCAGAGAAGTACTACAAATACACACCAGAGGATGTGGAGGACATGATCGAAAAGCTGTTTGACACCTCCGCCTAA
- the exoc7 gene encoding exocyst complex component 7 isoform X13: MIPTEDASARKREIEDKLKQEQETLSFIRENLEKSDQLTKGMVSILSSFESRLMALENSIIPVHKQTENLQRLQENVDKTLFCLDHVISYYHVAKDTDKIIKEGPTGRLNEYLACIAKIQKAVEYFQDNNPDSPELNTVKVRFEKGKEQLEAEFRALLTRYSKAVPPILILDAIGGDEELEGEVTLEHLPEAVLQDVICIAGWLVEYGRNQDFMNVYFQIRSSQLDRSIKGLKEHFRKNSASSALLYSPAVQTKRKDTPTKKVPKRPVYIPGTIRKAQNLLKQYSQHGLDGKKASNLTPLEGYDHEPRGVKHLSDALSDKHGASAGKDDVMDVEIDSYIHCISAFVKLAQSEYTLLTEVIPEHHQKKTFDSLIQEALDNLMLDGDNIVTAARRAIMRHDYSAVLTIFPILRHLKHTKPDFDTTLQGTAASTKNKLPTLITSMETTGAKALEEFADSIKNDPDKEYNMPKDGTVHELTSNAILFLQQLLDFQETAGAMLASQVLGDTYNIPLDPRETSSSASSYSSEFSRRLLSTYICKVLGNLQLNLLSKSKVYEDQALSAIFLHNNYNYILKSLEKSVFTTNHYITALSTDQSHYNCVCVCVCVCVCVCVCVCVCVCVCVCVCVCVCVCEDYTQMQ, from the exons ATGATTCCGACTGAGGACGCGTCGGCTAGGAAGAGGGAGATAGAGGACAAGCTGAAGCAG GAACAGGAGACGCTGTCGTTTATTCGTGAGAATTTGGAAAAGAGTGATCAGCTCACTAAAGGAATG GTGTCCATCCTGTCGTCCTTCGAGAGTCGGCTCATGGCTCTGGAGAACTCCATCATCCCAGTTCACAAGCAGACGGAGAACTTGCAGCGCCTTCAGGAGAACGTGGACAAGACGCTCTTCTGCCTCGACCACGTCATCAGCTACTATCATGTCGCCAAAGATACAGACAAAATCATCAAGGAggg ACCCACTGGGAGGTTGAACGAGTATCTCGCCTGCATCGCCAAGATCCAGAAAGCTGTGGAATATTTTCAGGATAACAACCCTGACAGTCCTGAACTCAACACTGTG aaagTGCGGTTTGAGAAAGGTAAAGAGCAGCTGGAGGCGGAGTTTCGTGCCCTGCTGACCCGCTACAGTAAGGCTGTCCCACCCATTCTGATCTTGGATGCGATTGGTGGGGACGAGGAGCTGGAGGGCGAGGTCACGCTGGAGCATCTTCCCGAAGCCGTGCTGCAGGATGTCATTTGCATCGCTGGGTGGCTGGTGGAGTACGGACGGAACCAGG acttCATGAACGTTTATTTCCAGATCCGTTCCAGTCAGCTGGATCGCTCCATTAAAGGTCTGAAGGAACATTTCCGTAAGAACAGCGCCTCCTCTGCGCTGCTTTACTCCCCGGCGGTGCAGACCAAACGCAAGGACACGCCCACCAAAAAGGTTCCTAAGCGACCAG TTTACATCCCAG GGACGATCCGTAAAGCTCAGAACCTGCTGAAACAGTACTCTCAGCATGGCCTGGATGGGAAAAAGGCCTCAAACCTCACTCCTCTAGAAG GTTACGATCACGAGCCGCGCGGGGTTAAGCACCTGTCGGATGCACTGAGTGACAAGCACGGGGCTTCAGCAG ggaAGGATGATGTAATGGACGTGGAGATCGACTCGTATATCCACTGCATCAGTGCGTTTGTGAAGCTGGCTCAGAGCGAGTACACTTTACTGACTGAGGTCATTCCTGAACATCACCAGAAGAAAACCTTTGACTCTCTCatacag gaggcATTAGATAACCTGATGCTGGATGGTGACAACATCGTCACAGCTGCACGCAGAGCCATCATGAGGCATGATTACTCAGCAGTGCTCACCATCTTCCCCATTCTCCGCCACCTCAAACACACCAAACCTGACTTCGACACCAcacttcag GGGACCGCGGCGAGCACTAAGAACAAGCTGCCGACTCTGATCACCTCCATGGAGACGACAGGAGCCAAAGCTCTGGAGGAGTTCGCCGACAGCATCAAG AACGATCCAGATAAAGAGTATAACATGCCTAAAGATGGGACTGTACATGAGCTTACCAGTAAT gCCATTCTCTTCCTGCAGCAGTTGTTAGATTTCCAGGAGACGGCTGGAGCGATGTTGGCCTCTCAgg TCCTCGGGGACACTTACAATATTCCTTTAGACCCCCGAG aaacaaGCTCATCAGCCAGCAGCTACAGCTCTGAGTTCAGCCGCAGACTCCTCAGCACCTACAtct gtaAAGTGCTAGGAAACCTGCAGCTGAATCTTCTGAGTAAATCCAAGGTGTATGAGGATCAGGCTCTGAGCGCCATTTTCCTCCACAACAATTACAACTACATCCTCAAATCTCTGGAGAAGTCCGTGTTCACTACTAAccattacattacagcactcAGTACTGACCAATCACattacaactgtgtgtgtgtgtgtgtgtgtgtgtgtgtgtgtgtgtgt
- the exoc7 gene encoding exocyst complex component 7 isoform X3, protein MIPTEDASARKREIEDKLKQEQETLSFIRENLEKSDQLTKGMVSILSSFESRLMALENSIIPVHKQTENLQRLQENVDKTLFCLDHVISYYHVAKDTDKIIKEGPTGRLNEYLACIAKIQKAVEYFQDNNPDSPELNTVKVRFEKGKEQLEAEFRALLTRYSKAVPPILILDAIGGDEELEGEVTLEHLPEAVLQDVICIAGWLVEYGRNQDFMNVYFQIRSSQLDRSIKGLKEHFRKNSASSALLYSPAVQTKRKDTPTKKVPKRPVYIPGTIRKAQNLLKQYSQHGLDGKKASNLTPLEGYDHEPRGVKHLSDALSDKHGASAGKDDVMDVEIDSYIHCISAFVKLAQSEYTLLTEVIPEHHQKKTFDSLIQEALDNLMLDGDNIVTAARRAIMRHDYSAVLTIFPILRHLKHTKPDFDTTLQGTAASTKNKLPTLITSMETTGAKALEEFADSIKNDPDKEYNMPKDGTVHELTSNAILFLQQLLDFQETAGAMLASQETSSSASSYSSEFSRRLLSTYICKVLGNLQLNLLSKSKVYEDQALSAIFLHNNYNYILKSLEKSELIQLVAVTQKKAESSYRELIQQQIQTYQRSWMKVTDHLTDRNMPALLPGVKLKDKERQAIKDKFKGFNDGLEELCKIQKVWAIPDKEQRDAIRHAQKQLISDAYSFFLRRCANISFTKNPEKYYKYTPEDVEDMIEKLFDTSA, encoded by the exons ATGATTCCGACTGAGGACGCGTCGGCTAGGAAGAGGGAGATAGAGGACAAGCTGAAGCAG GAACAGGAGACGCTGTCGTTTATTCGTGAGAATTTGGAAAAGAGTGATCAGCTCACTAAAGGAATG GTGTCCATCCTGTCGTCCTTCGAGAGTCGGCTCATGGCTCTGGAGAACTCCATCATCCCAGTTCACAAGCAGACGGAGAACTTGCAGCGCCTTCAGGAGAACGTGGACAAGACGCTCTTCTGCCTCGACCACGTCATCAGCTACTATCATGTCGCCAAAGATACAGACAAAATCATCAAGGAggg ACCCACTGGGAGGTTGAACGAGTATCTCGCCTGCATCGCCAAGATCCAGAAAGCTGTGGAATATTTTCAGGATAACAACCCTGACAGTCCTGAACTCAACACTGTG aaagTGCGGTTTGAGAAAGGTAAAGAGCAGCTGGAGGCGGAGTTTCGTGCCCTGCTGACCCGCTACAGTAAGGCTGTCCCACCCATTCTGATCTTGGATGCGATTGGTGGGGACGAGGAGCTGGAGGGCGAGGTCACGCTGGAGCATCTTCCCGAAGCCGTGCTGCAGGATGTCATTTGCATCGCTGGGTGGCTGGTGGAGTACGGACGGAACCAGG acttCATGAACGTTTATTTCCAGATCCGTTCCAGTCAGCTGGATCGCTCCATTAAAGGTCTGAAGGAACATTTCCGTAAGAACAGCGCCTCCTCTGCGCTGCTTTACTCCCCGGCGGTGCAGACCAAACGCAAGGACACGCCCACCAAAAAGGTTCCTAAGCGACCAG TTTACATCCCAG GGACGATCCGTAAAGCTCAGAACCTGCTGAAACAGTACTCTCAGCATGGCCTGGATGGGAAAAAGGCCTCAAACCTCACTCCTCTAGAAG GTTACGATCACGAGCCGCGCGGGGTTAAGCACCTGTCGGATGCACTGAGTGACAAGCACGGGGCTTCAGCAG ggaAGGATGATGTAATGGACGTGGAGATCGACTCGTATATCCACTGCATCAGTGCGTTTGTGAAGCTGGCTCAGAGCGAGTACACTTTACTGACTGAGGTCATTCCTGAACATCACCAGAAGAAAACCTTTGACTCTCTCatacag gaggcATTAGATAACCTGATGCTGGATGGTGACAACATCGTCACAGCTGCACGCAGAGCCATCATGAGGCATGATTACTCAGCAGTGCTCACCATCTTCCCCATTCTCCGCCACCTCAAACACACCAAACCTGACTTCGACACCAcacttcag GGGACCGCGGCGAGCACTAAGAACAAGCTGCCGACTCTGATCACCTCCATGGAGACGACAGGAGCCAAAGCTCTGGAGGAGTTCGCCGACAGCATCAAG AACGATCCAGATAAAGAGTATAACATGCCTAAAGATGGGACTGTACATGAGCTTACCAGTAAT gCCATTCTCTTCCTGCAGCAGTTGTTAGATTTCCAGGAGACGGCTGGAGCGATGTTGGCCTCTCAgg aaacaaGCTCATCAGCCAGCAGCTACAGCTCTGAGTTCAGCCGCAGACTCCTCAGCACCTACAtct gtaAAGTGCTAGGAAACCTGCAGCTGAATCTTCTGAGTAAATCCAAGGTGTATGAGGATCAGGCTCTGAGCGCCATTTTCCTCCACAACAATTACAACTACATCCTCAAATCTCTGGAGAA gtcagagCTGATCCAGTTGGTGGCTGTGACCCAGAAGAAGGCAGAGAGTTCCTACAGAGAATTGATCCAACAGCAGATTCAGACATATCAGagaag TTGGATGAAGGTGACAGACCACCTCACTGACAGGAACATGCCAGCACTACTACCTGGAGTCAAG TTGAAAGACAAAGAGCGTCAGGCGATCAAAGATAAATTCAAG ggttttaATGACGGTCTGGAGGAGCTGTGTAAGATACAGAAGGTGTGGGCGATTCCTGATAAAGAGCAGCGTGATGCGATTAGACATGCCCAGAAACAGCTCATCTCTGATGCATACAGTTTCTTCCTACGCAG gtgtgcaaacatttcattcacaaaGAACCCAGAGAAGTACTACAAATACACACCAGAGGATGTGGAGGACATGATCGAAAAGCTGTTTGACACCTCCGCCTAA